The Arthrobacter sp. OAP107 DNA segment ATTCAAGGCCGCGCGGGTCTTTGGCCTTCACCTGCACGGCGCCTCCGTCGCCTGTCCGCGCGCCATCCTTGGCGGAGACCTTGAGTGAGGCGCCGTCGATGGCCACGTTGAAGCCCTGGGGTACCGCGCCGGCGATCTCGTACTTCATGTTCGCGGCGTCGTCCCCGTCCGGGTCCGTCGTCAGCTTCGCGAGGTCTGCCGAGGCGGAGTCGCCCAGCGGAACATCCACCGAGGCGCCGAGCAGCACGGGCGGGTTGTTCCGGTTGGGGTCGGGAAGCACCTTTGTGCGGATGCTCAAAGTGGACTTGAGTCCGGCGGCGTCGTCAGGGCCGGTACCGTCCGTCACTTCGAAGGTGATGGACCCGGGCCCCACATAGTCCCTGTCCGCCGTGTACCGGACGGCGGTGCCGCTGCCGGCCACCGGGTTGCTGCCGTCCGCACCGATGAGTTTGATCCGGTCGGTCTGGGTCAGCCGGGGCGTGCGGCCGTCCCGCACCTTGACCCACTCGGCAAGGTCGGCAGTCACGGACTGGCCCGCGACCACTTCGAGGACCTCGTCCTTGGCAAGGGTGGGAACCTGCTGGCCGAGGCCCGGTACCCAGATGATCGCCGTCGACTTCTGGCCGTCCACGTCCTCAACGGTGTAGGGCACCAGCTGCGGCTGCTCGGTCAGCTCGATGATCATGTTGCCGTCCGGCCCCGGGCGCGCGGTCTCCGCGGTGCTGCTGACTTTCAGGTTCTCGCCGACGCCGTCAGGGTCCTCGTCGTTCTTGAGGACGGGGACGTCGACGGCGGTCTTGCCGAGTGTCTGCGCGGAGGTCACCCGGTCATCCCGGGCGATCGGTGCCTGCAGCGGAACGTTGCTGTCCACCATCATCCGGATGGCCGCCTGCGCGGAGGCTCCGCGGTCGTCGGCCACCGTGTAGCGGACGTTGACGGTGCCCTCGGTGGCCGGTGCCTGGAGCAGGATGCGGCCGCTTTGCTTGCTGACCGTGGCCTTCAGTGCGGCATCGGCTTCGATGCCGTCGGTGAGGATCCGGATCAGGTCGCCGTCCGGGTCGGTGTCGTTGCCTGCTGCGTCGACGGCGATCTGCCGTCCGGGCCGGACCTTGACCTGGTCGTCCACGGGGGTGGGTTTCTGGTTGGTGTCGCCGCGGGGTGCGATGCCCACTGTGACGGTGCCGGTGTTCACGGCGCCCTGGCGGTCCACCACCTTGTAGCGGAAGGTGTCGGTTCCTGCGCCGTTTCCGGCCGCGACGAAGTCGATGAAGTTGCTGCCCGCCGTCGCGGTGCCCATGCCGGGCGTGCTGTCGATGCCGGTCAGCTGGACGGAGTCGCCGTCGGGGTCGATGCCGTCCAGCGGCACGGGGATGCGCACCGTGCCGGCGGCCACCACCCGGGCTGTCAGGTTCTTGGGCTGCGGCCGGGAGTTCTCGGCCCCCTCCAGCGGCAGGATGTGGATGGTGACGGCGGCGGCGCTCTTCTGGCCCTGCGGGTCCACGGCGTTGTAGATGGCGCGCACGGTCTTGGGCTGGCTGCCGGCGATGAACCGAAGCGTGTTTTCGGAGACGAAGCTCTTGCCGTCCTCCGCCGGAACGGTCTGAGGCAGGACCGGGTCAACAGTCAGCTTCTCGCCCTGCGGGTGGGTGTCGTTGTCCAGGACCGGGATGGTCACGACGTCGTTGACGCGGACGTTGACCTCGTCGGGCTTGGGCTGTGGCGCCTCCACGAGGGCGGGGGCGGGAACGGGCACCACCGAGACGCTTCCCGTGGCGGACGACGTGCCGTTGGACATGGTGTAGCGGAACAGGAAGGGGTCCTTGGTGCCGGCGATGTCGGTGATCCGCAGGACGCTGTGGTCGATCACGCTGACCGATGCCGTGGCGTTCTCCGGCACCGCGACGGACTGCAGGACCAGGACGCCGCCGGACGGGTCGGAGTCGTTGGCCAGCGGATCCAGCAGCACGCTGCCGCCCACCGGCAGGAGCGCCACGTCGTGGACGGCGACGGGATTTCCGGTGTCCTTGCCGGATTCCACATCCACCCGGATGAGGCCCTGGCTGCTTTGCGGCCCGTTGCTGGCGAGGTACGTCAGGTAGACGGGCCCCGGGGTGCGGCTGCGGAAGGTGAAGGTGCCGCCGTCGGTGACCGGGCCCAGTTCTGCGGCTCCGCTGGCTTCCACCTGGGCGAGGCGCAAGGCGCCGCCGTTGGGATCGACGTCGTTCTTCAAGGGTGCGATGACCAGGTCCTGGCCCACCACGGCCGTGACGTGGTCGGCGTTAACCACGGGAGCGAGTGCTCCCGGCGGCTGGACGTTGACCACCACCTTGCCCGTGGTGGTGGCGCGGCCGTCCCAGACGGTCACGGTGACGCTCTTCTTGCCGGCCGAGGCCCCGGAGTCCTGGTAGGTGAGCAGGCCGTCGCGGCGGACCTTGACCTGGTCCTGTTCGTTGTCCGCGGTGGCCGACATCAGGACGAGGTCGTCGCCGTCGGGATCGGCCCAGTCGGTGAGGATGTTCTGGCTGACGGTCTTGCCCTGCTCCACGAGGAGCGTGGTAGGGTCGCCGCGCTTGAAGGCCGGGGGCCGGTTCTCGTCCGGTCCGACGACGTTCAGGCTCACCTTGCCGCCGGCGGACAGGCCGCGGCCGTCCGCCGCGGTGTAGTCGAAGGTCTCCGTCCCCGGCGCGGCGTCGGCCGGCACCGTGATCTGGAAGGCGGACCCGCCGTAAATGCTCTCGATGCTGCCGGCCTGCGGGCCTTCCGCACCGAGCGATGCGGTCAGCACATCGCCGTCGGGGTCGGAGTCGTTGTCGAGGACGCTCAGGACCGTGGTGCGCCCCGGCCGGACGCCGACGGCGTCGGGTTTCGTTTCGGGGGGACGGTTCGGTTTGGTGCGGTCCGGCAGGACGTTGATGGTGTTGTCGTCGGCGGATTCCTCATTGGGGTCGTCAGCCTGGTTCTTGGGCGGGACAACGTCGTCCCAGTTGTTGACCAGCTGCATGTTCTGGTTCACCAGCCACACGTTTCCCGAGTTCACGTCGTTGAGGACCACAAGGTCCCGGTTAACGCGGAATACGTAATTGGGCGACGCACTGGCCTTGGGCACGGCCACGTTCTTGTTGTCTGCGTTGTTCGTGCAGTCCCGGACGTACTTGTTGGCCCCGGACCATGCCGCGTGCACGCAGCCGCCCAGCTGCACCGGCGCCGCCGGGACCCCCTGGCCGCCGAAGGCCACCGTCTTGGCGGAGGAGCCGTTCAGCGGCTGCTTGAGGAGTGCCTTGCTGGTGGCCACAGCCACGTAGTCCGACGCCGGGCCCGACTGTTGGAGCTTCGCCTCCCGACCGTCGGCCAGCGGCACCTCGCGGCCGCCGGGCAGGAACAGTTTTCCGGCGGCTGAGTCCAGGACCACAGGCTGGTCCCCCACGACGGAGAGCTGGAGGTCCCCGGCGCCTTTCAGCCCGTCCCACGTGCTGGACTCGGCGTGGGTCGGTGCCCCCGCGGCGTCCACCGTGGTCACAGTCACCTGTCCCGACTTCGGGTCCGCGGAATAGATGCGGTCATCGGGGCCGACGGCAGACACCAGGCCCTGGGAACCCTTCACGGCCGGCTCGCTGGACTCCTCGTCGAACGCGTTCACGGTTGACGGCGACATCGCCCACATCTTGCCGTCGGACGGGTCGGTGACCGAGATGACGTCGGCGCCGAAGCTCACCTGCGCTGTGCCGGGAAGCTTCTTGTCGCCGCCCAAGCGCATGTTGGCGGCGGACACCTGGTTCAGCGTGGAGCCGGATTCGTCGTCGACGAACACCTTGCCGGCATTCTGCAGGACATCAAACGTGGTGCTGGCCGGTGTCACGGCACCGTCGAGCACCCGCGACGGATAGTTGAGCCGGCCGACGGCGTTACGGGCCTTGCTGACCACCCAGACGCCGCCGTCGTTAAGGTCAACCTCCGTTGTCTTGAACCCCGGGTAGATCACGGCACCGGCCACCAGCGCTGCGGCGGCAGCGGAAAAGACGGTACCGGTGACGATCTTGTTGCGGCGTTTCCTCAGCCCCAGCTTGCCGAACAAAGTTGACACAGCGTTATTATTCCCCTGAAATCACAGCCGCCTGAGCGCGGCTTACTAGCCCCTGATGTTCATCACGGGCCGGTGACATTCCGCCACTCCCCCATAGAGACGCCGGAACAATTTTCGAGTCTCGACTATTACATGGGCGCTGGCGGCTTGTCCAAGAACAGCCCTGCGGCCGTCCGTTACCCCGCCAGCCTACCCGCGGAGCCCGGTCCGGGCGATGGGGAGGACTGCCCACGCCGGCCTGATTGGCCGGACCTGGGCCGGGAGCGCAAATCCAACCGCTTTAGTCCACCACCAGGCCCCTGCCCCGTCCCCTCGCGAGGGTGACCGGCTGGATCTCGCCGAATCCCCGGACGTTCTCCACGTCCTGGGGAATGAGCACGAAGCGCTCGTCCTGGTCCAGCGCCGACGCCGTCATCGAGTCCACCAGCACGGTCCCCGGATCAGCCAGCGTAGTGAGGCGCGCGGCAAGGTTGACGGTGGGGCCGTAGATGTCGCCCAGGCGGGAGAGGATGCGTCCCCAGACCATGGCAACGCGTGCCTCGGGCAGGATCTCATCCCGGGTGAAGGCCTCTGCCAGGGCGAGGGATATTTCGGCGCCGGCTGCAGGTGTCTCGGCGATGTAGAGGACTTCGTCGCCCACGGTTTTCACCAGCCGGCCACCGCCCACCGAGATGATCTCGGCGCATTTGTTCTCGAACCGCTGCACCAGCTTGGCCAGGGTTTTCTCATTCATCCGGCGGGACAGGCTCGTGTAGGACACCAGGTCGGCGAAGCCCACGGCGCGCGCCAGGGGAAGCGGCGCGTCGTCCTCGTCGCCCTCGCGGCCTTCCTCACTTGCCTGCAGGCCGGCTTCGGCCCGGACGGCGAGCCGCTGCACACCGGCGTTGAGCTGGCGCCGCCAGGAGTAGACGAGCATCTCCTCGAGCGGGTCCACCAGCGCGGGCAGCTCATGGACCAGGCGTTTGCGGGCCTGGGCGTCCGTGAGCCCCTGTTCGTGGACCATGTCCTCAACCAGGGCCTCGATCTGCCACACCACCATGCGGTCGGTCATCTGGCCGATGGCGCGCGTCACCGAGATGGCGGCCTCCTCGGTAAGCTTTCCGGCCCGGACCATGCCCACAGCCGTGGACAGGGCAGCCTGGTCCCGTTCCGTGAAGGCGACGTCATCGTCACCCCAGTTGGGGAAGCCCAGTGCCCGCCACAGTTTGCGCGCCGAGAGCAGCGACAGGCCCACGCCGGCGGCCACCTCGCGGCGGCGCAGCTTGCGTTCGCCACCCAGAAGCCGCGCTTCGAGGGCTTTGGCTGCGATTCGTTCCGCGGACATTGTGCCGGTGGCCGGATTTTCGACGACGGCGTCCGTCACCTCCCGGTGGCCGTTGTCCTGCGCGCCGGGCTGGCCTGCGCCGGTCCCAAGCGTGCCGGCCTCCTGCGTGCCTGTCTCCTGGCCGCCGCGCTGATCCTCATCGTTCATCTCTTCCACCTTCTCTCACATCCCGCGGAAACCGGGCGTCGGACCCATCCGGCGCCTGACCCAATCCAAATGGTTCCTCGTCCGGAAGCTCGTCAAGGGCGTCCAGCAGGAACCTGTGGAAGGTGGCAACTTCCGGGACATCCTTCAGCACGGTGCCGAAATGGTGCCCGGCATCCAAGGATATATTCCCCGAACGCAACATCCGCTGGAGCATCGTCTGGCTGATTGTGACATTACGCACTGAGACCAGGAAAACCTGCCGGTCCCGGCGGCGCAGCATGCCGTGGCGCGCCAGGACCCGCTGGCTGGTCAGGAAGTACCGGGTGGACTGCCACCGCAGCAGCCGCGGCAGGCAGTACCCCACCAGGATCCACAGACCGGCAAGCACGCAGCCGGCCACCGCCCAAAACGTCGCTTCCCCGGTGATGGCGGGGGCCAGCGCGGACAGGCCGCCGCGGATGATCCATGCGCTGGCAAACGCAGCAAGAGCGGGCACCACAATGAAAACCACCGCCGGGATGAACAGCACCCTCGGCTGCGGGCGGGTCATCACAATGACCTGCTCGCCCGGGAGGAGTTCCTTACGCATAACCGCTTTCGCCGGACCCCTGTTTGTCAGAGCTGTCTTTTGCAGAGCTGTGCGTCCCAGTGCTGTGCTTGCCAGGGTCCTGCGGCGACCACGGCCGCAGGTGGACGACGTCCCCCGCAGTCACCACGTGCTCGTGGGCGGAGGCATCCACCACCAGCAGGGAGCCCGAGTCATCAAGCCGGGACGCGTGACCGATGATCTCGTGGTCGCCGGGAAGCTGGGCACGGACCTGCTGGCCCAGGGTGACCATCGCGGTTTCGACGCGCTTGTGCAGTGAAGGCCCGCCGGCCAGGCCGGCGGTAGCATCGCCGTCGGCATTGCAGAAGCTGCGGTAAAGCGTGCAAAAACGGGAGAGGTAGCTCTTCAGCAGCGCGGTACGGTCCACCGTTTCGGCACCCTGCAGCTGGACGGACGTGGCAGTCGGCACCGGCAGTTCGTCCTCGGTGAGCGTGACGTTCAGCCCGGTACCCAGGATGACGGGCGGCACCGAGCCGTCACCCATGGGGCCGAGCTGGGCGAGGATGCCGGCGATTTTCCCGCCCCGCACCAGGACGTCGTTCGGCCACTTCAGGTCAGCGGGAATTCGGGCCGTCTCATCCAGCGCGTCGCGCAGCGCGACGGCGGCCAGGAGGGACAGCCAGGAGTAGGTCTGCGTGGACAGGGGCCGGCCGTCAGCATTGACGGGCCGCAGCACCAGGGAGACCAGGACCGAGCTGCGGGCCGGCGCTTCCCAGGCCCGGTCGAGGCGGCCCCGGGCGGCCGTCTGGTGCTCCGCCGTCAGGACTGCCAGGTCGGGCCACGCCTTGGGATCCGCGGTCACGGCCTGCAGCAGGTCGGCATTGGTGGACCCGGTCGTGTCCACCACCGTCAGCTGCGCGATGCCGGTGGCGGCGAGGAAGTTGGCGTCGGACAGGGCTTCCCGGTCCAGGGCCGGCCGCTCGGGCGCGCCCTTCGCTTCGGTCAGGTTCTCCTGCGGTCCACGGCTATCGTCAGGGCGTGCGGCATCCATAGTTGAATCCTAGCGACTCGCCGGGCCGCCCGGCCGGGATAGCCCGTGGTCGGAGCAGGCTCACAGGAAGATGTCAGGGACCAGGTCAGCTTCCGCGGCCCCCAGGCTGTAGGGACGGAAATCGGTGACGCCGGCGGCCGCCAGGACCTGCTCGTCGGTGTAGAAGTTGCCCGTGGCGAGGCGGCCCGCCTTGGTCCCAGCCCCGGTGAGCACGGCATGGGCCGCGTCGGCCATGATCTCGGGGCCGCGGGCAGCCCGCACCATCGATTCGCCGCCGGCCATGTTCCGGATGGCGGCCGTGTCGATCAGCGTCCGCGGCCACAGCGAGTTGACGCAAATGCCGTCGCCCCTGAGCTCCTCGGCCAGGCCCAGCGTGGTCAGGCTCATGCCGTACTTGGCAATGGTGTACGCCAGGTGCCGGCCCGCCCACTTCGGGTCGAGGTTGAGCGGCGGCGAGAGCGTAAGGATGTGGCCGCCGGATGATTTGCGCAGAGCTGGAAGGGCCAGCTTGGACAACAGGAAGGTGCCGCGGACGTTGATGTCCTGCATGAGGTCGTAGCGCTTCATGTCCACGGCGTCCGTCGGCGAGAGGTCGATTGCGGAGGCGTTGTTGATGACCACGTCGATTGCGCCAAAGCGGCCGACGGCGGCGTCCACAGCACGCGCGACGTCGTCGTCGTTCCGGACGTCTCCCACCAGCGGCAGGGCCCTGCCGCCGGCGGCCTCCAGTTCTTCGGCAGCGCTGTAGACGGTACCTTCAAGCTTGGCGTGCGGCTCTCCGGTCTTCGCGAGCAGCACCACGTTGGCGCCGTCGCGCGCTGCCCGCCGGGCGATGGCCAGGCCGATGCCCCGGCTGCCGCCGGACATCAGGATGGTCCTGCCCTGCAGGCTGCCGGTGGCCCGGTAGGGCGTGGCAGGAACGGGGTAAGCGTCGTTGCTCGAAGTCATAAGGACACTCTAGCGGCAATTTGTTACCCGCCAGTAACATCGGCAGTTCCGTCGGCGCCACGGACGAAAATTGTAGGAACCCTACAGCGGTCCCGGAAATATGCGTCACTAGACTAGCCATCAGGGCTTTGGATTTGTACGGATGCTACTTAAGCCGGCAACCAGCGCCCCCGTCACGCTGCCACAGCAGAAACAGCTACAGCACAACAGCTACAGAGCCGGAGACACTTCATGAGCCACGATCTGACCACGACGGCGGGAAAGATTGCCGATTTCCGCGACCGCCAGGCCCGTGCTGAGCAGCCTTCCGGCCCTGAAGCCATCGAGAAGCAGCATGCGCGCGGCAAGAACACCGCCCGCGAGCGCATCGACCTGCTCGTGGACGAAGGCTCCTTCGTGGAGTTCGACGCCCTGGCGGTCCACCGCTCCACCGCCTTCGGCATGGAGAAGAAGAAGCCGCTGGGTGACGGCGTCGTGTCGGGTTATGGCACCGTGGACGGCCGGCTCGTGGCACTCTACAGCCAGGACTTCAGCGTCTACGGCGGCTCCCTGAGCCAGGTCAACGGCGAAAAGATCGTGAAGGTCCAGGAATTCGCGCTCCGCAACGGCTGCCCGGTGGTGGGCATCAACGACGGCGGCGGAGCCAGGATCCAGGAGGGTGTCGCCTCACTGGCGATGTTCGCGGACATCTTCCGCAACAACGTCCACGCCTCCGGTGTTGTACCCCAGATCTCCCTCATCATGGGCCCGTGCGCCGGCGGCGCTGCCTACTCCCCCGCACTGACCGACTACGTGGTCATGGTGGACAAGACCTCCCACATGTTCATCACCGGCCCGGACGTCATCAAGACCGTCACCGGCGAGGATGTGGACATGGAGACCCTCGGCGGCGCCCGGCAGCACAACGCCACCACCGGCACCTCCACCTACCTGGCCTCCGACGAAGCCGACGCCATCGAATTCGTCCGGGAACTGCTGGACTTCCTGCCCTCCAACAACCTCTCCGAGGCGCCGGTACAGGAGCACCAGCAGGAACTGGAGCTCGACGAGGACGACCTCACCCTTGACACCCTGATCCCGGACTCCGCCAACCAGCCCTACGACATGCGCAAGGTCATCGAACAGATCGTCGATGACGCCCACTTCCTGGAGATGCAGTCGCTGTATGCCCCGAACGTGATCATCGGCTACGGCCGCGTCGAAGGCCACACCGTGGGGATCGTCGCCAACCAGCCGCTCCAGTTCGCCGGCACGCTGGACATCTCGGCCTCCGAAAAGGCGGCCCGCTTCGTCCGCCACTGCGACGCATTCAACATTCCGATCATCACCCTCGTGGACGTTCCGGGATTCCTGCCGGGCAAGGACCAGGAGTTCCAGGGCATCATCCGCCGCGGCGCCAAGCTCCTGTATGCCTATGCCGAAGCCACCGTGCCCAAGCTGACCGTGATTACCCGGAAGGCCTACGGCGGTGCCTACATCGTGATGGGTTCCAAGAAGCTCGGAGCCGACCTGAACCTCGCCTGGCCAACTGCCCAGATCGGTGTGATGGGCGCGCAGGGCGCCGTTAACATCCTTTACCGGCGCGACCTCGCGGCCGTCGCCGAGGCCGGG contains these protein-coding regions:
- a CDS encoding Ig-like domain-containing protein, translated to MSTLFGKLGLRKRRNKIVTGTVFSAAAAALVAGAVIYPGFKTTEVDLNDGGVWVVSKARNAVGRLNYPSRVLDGAVTPASTTFDVLQNAGKVFVDDESGSTLNQVSAANMRLGGDKKLPGTAQVSFGADVISVTDPSDGKMWAMSPSTVNAFDEESSEPAVKGSQGLVSAVGPDDRIYSADPKSGQVTVTTVDAAGAPTHAESSTWDGLKGAGDLQLSVVGDQPVVLDSAAGKLFLPGGREVPLADGREAKLQQSGPASDYVAVATSKALLKQPLNGSSAKTVAFGGQGVPAAPVQLGGCVHAAWSGANKYVRDCTNNADNKNVAVPKASASPNYVFRVNRDLVVLNDVNSGNVWLVNQNMQLVNNWDDVVPPKNQADDPNEESADDNTINVLPDRTKPNRPPETKPDAVGVRPGRTTVLSVLDNDSDPDGDVLTASLGAEGPQAGSIESIYGGSAFQITVPADAAPGTETFDYTAADGRGLSAGGKVSLNVVGPDENRPPAFKRGDPTTLLVEQGKTVSQNILTDWADPDGDDLVLMSATADNEQDQVKVRRDGLLTYQDSGASAGKKSVTVTVWDGRATTTGKVVVNVQPPGALAPVVNADHVTAVVGQDLVIAPLKNDVDPNGGALRLAQVEASGAAELGPVTDGGTFTFRSRTPGPVYLTYLASNGPQSSQGLIRVDVESGKDTGNPVAVHDVALLPVGGSVLLDPLANDSDPSGGVLVLQSVAVPENATASVSVIDHSVLRITDIAGTKDPFLFRYTMSNGTSSATGSVSVVPVPAPALVEAPQPKPDEVNVRVNDVVTIPVLDNDTHPQGEKLTVDPVLPQTVPAEDGKSFVSENTLRFIAGSQPKTVRAIYNAVDPQGQKSAAAVTIHILPLEGAENSRPQPKNLTARVVAAGTVRIPVPLDGIDPDGDSVQLTGIDSTPGMGTATAGSNFIDFVAAGNGAGTDTFRYKVVDRQGAVNTGTVTVGIAPRGDTNQKPTPVDDQVKVRPGRQIAVDAAGNDTDPDGDLIRILTDGIEADAALKATVSKQSGRILLQAPATEGTVNVRYTVADDRGASAQAAIRMMVDSNVPLQAPIARDDRVTSAQTLGKTAVDVPVLKNDEDPDGVGENLKVSSTAETARPGPDGNMIIELTEQPQLVPYTVEDVDGQKSTAIIWVPGLGQQVPTLAKDEVLEVVAGQSVTADLAEWVKVRDGRTPRLTQTDRIKLIGADGSNPVAGSGTAVRYTADRDYVGPGSITFEVTDGTGPDDAAGLKSTLSIRTKVLPDPNRNNPPVLLGASVDVPLGDSASADLAKLTTDPDGDDAANMKYEIAGAVPQGFNVAIDGASLKVSAKDGARTGDGGAVQVKAKDPRGLESTATFRLAVTATNRAKPVANDDVEENAAAGKPVTVKVLANDANPFPDTALKIIGVATETGQGTAAISGDSVTVTPSAGFSGTLIVSYTVGDKTEDSSRYATARIRLTVKDKPLAPTTPQAQSVGDRTALLNWTAPADRGSPITTYTVYGEGGYKQDCPANSCTLNNLVNNTKYHFQVTATNEFGESGRSPASAEVRPDVKPEMPLAPSLKFGDKQLAVAWKAPASKGSPVKSYDLEISPAPSGQNPQIQNLTSTSYVWKGLTNGVAYKVRVLARNDAKDPSEWSTYSAAEVPAGVPVAPAAPRVAGAQPVDNQSQLQVSWAAPNNNGDAVSSYTLTTLRAGTVLKSQQVASGTSLNVTVPNSETDYTFTVSATNKAGTSGTSAQSAPIRAAGKPGTVNGGSVWPAGSTGQLKVAFTPLTQAQRNGSEASEIRYRWSTAYGSGPITAPGGTIYGQPNGKKVTVNIIAYSTKNNISGDGKIIGSGVPYGQPASPSVSGENSVKGDTQVHWTWNRPNDNGRVINRYEVNFDGTGFRSVGLDRQYSRNAGGWNQRHTLQVRACNGTDGDKDCGQPGSAVATSGADPTPPLTEVRVKQSDNNSCPGKPGVPDRYNAATRSCGGSDANWVSYSDGWIPTTCWSEIYNNGTRWYLMDGGPHKGWYVKGTTVDIRGPGVGQC
- a CDS encoding adenylate/guanylate cyclase domain-containing protein, which gives rise to MNDEDQRGGQETGTQEAGTLGTGAGQPGAQDNGHREVTDAVVENPATGTMSAERIAAKALEARLLGGERKLRRREVAAGVGLSLLSARKLWRALGFPNWGDDDVAFTERDQAALSTAVGMVRAGKLTEEAAISVTRAIGQMTDRMVVWQIEALVEDMVHEQGLTDAQARKRLVHELPALVDPLEEMLVYSWRRQLNAGVQRLAVRAEAGLQASEEGREGDEDDAPLPLARAVGFADLVSYTSLSRRMNEKTLAKLVQRFENKCAEIISVGGGRLVKTVGDEVLYIAETPAAGAEISLALAEAFTRDEILPEARVAMVWGRILSRLGDIYGPTVNLAARLTTLADPGTVLVDSMTASALDQDERFVLIPQDVENVRGFGEIQPVTLARGRGRGLVVD
- a CDS encoding PH domain-containing protein, which encodes MRKELLPGEQVIVMTRPQPRVLFIPAVVFIVVPALAAFASAWIIRGGLSALAPAITGEATFWAVAGCVLAGLWILVGYCLPRLLRWQSTRYFLTSQRVLARHGMLRRRDRQVFLVSVRNVTISQTMLQRMLRSGNISLDAGHHFGTVLKDVPEVATFHRFLLDALDELPDEEPFGLGQAPDGSDARFPRDVREGGRDER
- a CDS encoding biotin--[acetyl-CoA-carboxylase] ligase, encoding MDAARPDDSRGPQENLTEAKGAPERPALDREALSDANFLAATGIAQLTVVDTTGSTNADLLQAVTADPKAWPDLAVLTAEHQTAARGRLDRAWEAPARSSVLVSLVLRPVNADGRPLSTQTYSWLSLLAAVALRDALDETARIPADLKWPNDVLVRGGKIAGILAQLGPMGDGSVPPVILGTGLNVTLTEDELPVPTATSVQLQGAETVDRTALLKSYLSRFCTLYRSFCNADGDATAGLAGGPSLHKRVETAMVTLGQQVRAQLPGDHEIIGHASRLDDSGSLLVVDASAHEHVVTAGDVVHLRPWSPQDPGKHSTGTHSSAKDSSDKQGSGESGYA
- a CDS encoding NAD(P)-dependent oxidoreductase yields the protein MTSSNDAYPVPATPYRATGSLQGRTILMSGGSRGIGLAIARRAARDGANVVLLAKTGEPHAKLEGTVYSAAEELEAAGGRALPLVGDVRNDDDVARAVDAAVGRFGAIDVVINNASAIDLSPTDAVDMKRYDLMQDINVRGTFLLSKLALPALRKSSGGHILTLSPPLNLDPKWAGRHLAYTIAKYGMSLTTLGLAEELRGDGICVNSLWPRTLIDTAAIRNMAGGESMVRAARGPEIMADAAHAVLTGAGTKAGRLATGNFYTDEQVLAAAGVTDFRPYSLGAAEADLVPDIFL
- a CDS encoding acyl-CoA carboxylase subunit beta, whose protein sequence is MSHDLTTTAGKIADFRDRQARAEQPSGPEAIEKQHARGKNTARERIDLLVDEGSFVEFDALAVHRSTAFGMEKKKPLGDGVVSGYGTVDGRLVALYSQDFSVYGGSLSQVNGEKIVKVQEFALRNGCPVVGINDGGGARIQEGVASLAMFADIFRNNVHASGVVPQISLIMGPCAGGAAYSPALTDYVVMVDKTSHMFITGPDVIKTVTGEDVDMETLGGARQHNATTGTSTYLASDEADAIEFVRELLDFLPSNNLSEAPVQEHQQELELDEDDLTLDTLIPDSANQPYDMRKVIEQIVDDAHFLEMQSLYAPNVIIGYGRVEGHTVGIVANQPLQFAGTLDISASEKAARFVRHCDAFNIPIITLVDVPGFLPGKDQEFQGIIRRGAKLLYAYAEATVPKLTVITRKAYGGAYIVMGSKKLGADLNLAWPTAQIGVMGAQGAVNILYRRDLAAVAEAGGDVEAKRADVIRQYEEELLNPYQAAQLGYVDAVIAPSDTRLQIIKGLRALRDKRASLPTKKHGNIPL